From Amycolatopsis sp. WQ 127309:
GTGGCCGGCGGTTCCGAGGGCGAAACCCTGCGCGCCCTGGACTTCGCGCCGCTGCCGGACCGCCCGGCGCGCGCGTTGTTCAAGCAGGACGTGATCGACGCCGAGCTGCGGCGGCTCGCCGGGGAGCAGCAGGACGACGGCGGCTGGCGCGTCGACTTCGCGAGCTTCTCGCCCGCCGCGGCCCTCGAATGGCGCGGCTACGCCACCGTGCGTGCCGTGTCGATCCTGCAGCGCAACGGCGTCCTCTGACCTATCGCGGAAAGCTCTACACGGGTGACGCCGACGTTCACTCGGCCGTGGCGTATCACATCGCAGCCCGTGAGACGACCACGGACGGCGACGTGCCGACGTCACCGAACGGAGCCGGCCGGACGGCGGCCGGCGGGCGGCCGGCGGGCGGCCGGCGGGCGACCGGCGGGCGACCGGACCACCTGGGGTGGCACGGCCTCCGCCCGCCGCCGTCGCGACGGCCGGTCGAAGCCGTCGAACCCGCTCGAACGAGCGCGCGGCCGTTGTCTGGTTCGGGACGAAACTCCTGATCATCACGCGGCTTCCGGTGTCCGGCGCCGAACCCGTAGGGTGACGGGGAAGCCGGTACCCGGAGGTGAGCCATGGCGTCGCGCAACCCCCTTGGCTGGTTCGCCCGCTGGGCGGACTGGTTCGAAGGACGCGGCGTCTACGTGCCCGGCGAGGAGAGCCGCGCGGTCGACCCGGTCCGCGATTTCGGCTGGCTGATGGCCGCCTGGGTCGCCGGAGTGGCGATCTTCATCCTGTTGTTCGCCCTCGCGGTTTAAGTGGCATGTGGATGGTGATTGTCACCACCCGTGCCGTTCCGGTCACGGATTGGCCACGGGGCGGCACCAGGTGCGCGACAACCCCCCGTGGCGCCTCGTAACCCCGCGCGATCACGACCAGAGTGGAGCGGGTTCGCCCGGCACACCCCGATGCCGACGGCACCCCCGACCCGCCGACTGGAGTACCCGCGATGGCGCCCGCGCGCACGTGCAAGATCATTTTCACCTCAGGGCTGTTGTGCCTGGCGGTGGCGTGCGGGGTCCCGGCGCAGGAAGGCACCGCCGCGCTCGGCGCCGGCTCCCCCGCACCCGCGGGTGCCGCGGCGGCCCAGGCGGGCAACGACCTGAAGTTCGGCGCCGACCACCGGTTCGCCAGCGGCGTCACCATCTCGGTCGGCTCGCCCCAGTCGTTCCAGCCCAGCCCGTCGGCGTACCCGCAGAGCCCGCGCGGCGCAGCCTTCGACGTCCTGCTGACCAACAACGGCACCACGACGTACAAGCTTTCGGGCCTCGCGGTCACGGCCACCGCGTCCGGCGCGGCGGTCAAGCAGGTCGTCGACACGACGCAGGGCTTCACCGGCATCGCCGACGCGGGCAAGGACGTGCTGCCGGGCCGCTCGGTGCACGTCACCCTGGCCTTCGCGGTGCCGCAGGACCCGACGCAGCTCCGGCTGCGGGTCAGGCCCAGCACGACCGAAGAAGCCGTGGTCACCTACTGCGGACCCGCCTGAGCAGGCGCCCGTTACGCTCGGCGGCATGACCGAGCGCCTTTCCCCCGGTGACGACGCCCCGGACTTCGCACTGCCCGACAGCGAGGGCAAGGAAGTGTCGCTGCGCGAGTTCCGCGGCAAGTCCGTCGTCGTGTACTTCTACCCGGCCGCGAGCACGCCGGGCTGCACCAAGCAGGCCTGCGACTTCCGCGACAACCTCGCCGAGCTGAACGACGCCGGCTACCAGGTCATCGGCATCTCACCGGACACGCAGGCGAAGCTCGCGAAGTTCGTCGCGAACGAAGAGCTGACGTTCCCGCTGCTGGGCGACCCGGACAAGACCGTGATCGAGGCGTGGGGCGCGTACGGCGAGAAGAAGAACTACGGAAAGACGTACCTGGGCGTCATCCGCTCGACGTTCGTCGTCGACCCGGAAGGCAAGATCGCGCAGGCCTTCTACAACGTCCGCGCGACCGGTCACGTCGCGAAGCTGATCCGGGATCTCGGCCTGGCCGCCTGATCACCGCGGAGCTGCCCGGTCACGGGGCCGGGCAGCTCACGCCGTCAGCCGGCCAACGCCGGCGCGAGCAGCCAACCTTCACACCAGCGCGCCTCGGAGTCCTCGGAACGGCTTCCTCGGCGAGCTTCGCGGCCAGCTTCCGCGGATCCAGCGCGGTGACCGGATCGGCCGCGACGGCCTTCGACATCGCCCAGTCCCACTGCACGAGCCGCGACACCTCGGACGCGAGGCACAGCTCCCGGACCCGCTCGTCGGTGTCGAGCACCCGAGCGACGAGATCGGCGTTTTCGCGGCCCGGCAGGAACCTGCCCGAGGTGACGCTGGGGTACGCGGGTGTGCTCGCGCCGATGCCGGCCGCCCCCGCCACCGCCTCGACGAGACGGCGGAGGAGTCCCAGCGGCTGATCGAGCCGTGGCGCACGTGCATGAACGACAAGGGCATGCACGTGGTGGAGACCCCGGACAACGACGAGTCCCCGTGGACCTACGGAAGCGACACCCAACCGCCGAACGCGGACAAGATCGAACACGACTGCGAAGTCTCGATCCTCGGCCCGAGTGACAAGCAGAGTTCGCCCATTCGGCCGTGTGACATCCCGATAAGCTTTCGTCCCGTGTCCGTGCCGAGCCAGATCCCCGCCGACGTCGCCGAGCTCACCGTTCCGGCGGACCAGGGCCCCGACGAGCTGGTCGAAGAGCTGTACGCCCGGATCCCGGGCCTGGCCGAGCAGGTGCTGGTCAGGTTCGAGGATCGGCTGGACAGAGGCATCGGCCACGCCGCCGATCGCGAAACGGCGCGCACGAAGATCAAGGACCGCGTGACCGAGGACGCGGCGACCTTCCTCAGCGAAACCAACGAGCAGATCTCCCGGTTGCGCCAGGCCCGCCGGGACCTGGCCGCGCACGAACGGCGTCCGGCTCCCTCGGCCCCGCGGCTGCCGGACGCCCGGGACAAACGCGCCCACGCCGGCCTGGGCCTGGTCTTCGGCACCGGTGTGCTGGTCCCCCTCGTCTTCTGGCAGCTCCTCCAGGTGCCGATGAGCACGTCCGGGCAGGTCTGGACCTCGGTGGCGGTCGTGGTGGCCGGCCTCGTCCTGATGTGGCCCGCCGGCCGGGTCGTGGTGCGGGCCGGGCAACGGCTCGCCGGCACGAAGTTCAGCGACGGCGGCGGCTGGCTGCTCGTAGTCGGCGTCCCCACGACGTACGCGCTGTCCCTCTGGCGGCTTTGGCCGTCCTCGGCCGAGGGCATGGGCCCGGTCCTGGCGGTCGTGGTCTGGGTCGTCGCGGCCCTGCTGGTCTGGTTCGTGACCTTCATCCTGTACAGCATCGTCAACCTGCCCACCAAGGCGAAGCCGCAGGCGAACTGCCTGGCGGTGGCCCTCGTCCGCCGGGAGCTGCTCGTCACGGTCGTCGTGGCCGTGCTCCTGGCTCCGGTGCTGACCGGCGTCGTCCCGGTGCCGTGGCCCGCGTGGGTCGTCTGGCTTGCGCTGGACGCGCTCCTGCTCGCGGGGACGGCGCTCGGCGGACCGCTGTCGCTCCTGGCCCCGCTCGCCTTCTCGGACGACGTCGCGCGGTACGGCAGCCGGGCGTGGGAACGACGCCGCGACGAGCTGCGGGACCTGCGGGAGGCCGCCGACCAGGCGTGGTCGGCCGCGGCCGCCGCACCTGTCGAGCGCAGCGTGCGGCACCACCTCAACGCCGTGCTGGAGCCGCCGTTCAGCACGGTGCTGCCGGAGCTCGAGCGCGGCTCGCTCGGTCAGATGCGGGCCGGTGACCGGGTGGTCACGGACACAGCGGCCGGTGTCCGGTTGAAGTCGCTCCTGGCGGGGATCAGCGGCGGCGCGGTCGGCATGGCCGGGCCGCGCGGCGTCGGGAAGTCCACCCTGCTGGAGGCCTACCAGGCCGGGCAGCTGCTGAAGACCGGCGGTGTGCACGTCGCGCTCCTCGAAAGCGTCCCGGTGCGCTACGACGTCCGCGAGTTCACGCTGTACCTCTACGCTCGGATGTGCGCGGCGGTGATCGACTTCTGCGCCGGCCGGGCCACCACGAGCCCGAAGCCGCCCAGCGCCTGGCCGGCCCGCCGGGCCCGGCTTCGCCGGCTGTGGCCGTTCGCCGCGGTGGTGGTGGCGTGGCTCGGACTGGGCCTCGCCGGCACGTTCGCCCTGCGCGACCCGAAGTTCGACTTCCGGGTGTGGCTCACCTCGATGTGGTGGCCGGTGGTGTCCGTGGTCGCGGTGGCCGGGCTGGCCGCGATGGCCGCCCGCCGTCGTCCCGGCCCGGCCGCCACCACGCCGCCGGCCGAGCCCGCCGGGACGCGGCCCGGCAGCCTGGCCGAGCTGCGGACGATCGCCACCCACCGGCTCGCCGAAATCGAGTTCCAGCAGAAGCACACCGCGGGCTGGTCGGGCAAGGCCGGCCTGCCGATCGGCGTCGAAGCGACCACCACCAGGTCACGGGAGACGACCCGGCAGCCGCGCACCTACCCGGAGATCATCCGCGGGTTCCGCGACTTCCTCGACCTGACGATCACGTGCCTCGCCCGGGAGCCGGAGGTCTCGCGGCCGGCGGTGGTCATCATCCTCGACGAGCTGGACAAGATCGTCGCCCCCGACGCGGCCCAGGACTTCGTCAACGAGGTGAAGGCGCTGCTGACCCTCGACGTCCCGGGCTTCCTGCTCCTCGTCTCCGTGTCGGAGGACGCCCTGGCCTCGTTCGAACGGCGGGGCCTGCCGGTGCGGGACGCGTTCGACAGCGCCTTCGACGTCATCTTCCGCGTGGAGTACCTCAAGCTGCGCGACGCGCGGCAGGTGCTGACCGGCCGCGTCCTCGGCCTGCCCGAGCCGTTCATCTGCCTGTGCCACTGCCTGGCCGGCGGGCTGCCGCGGGAGCTCATCCGCGTCGCGCGGCAGGTGGTCGGCGACAGCGGTTCCCTCGACCGCGTCACGCGCCGGCTCGTCGAGCAGGACCTCCTGGAGAAACGAGGCGCCCTGCGCACGGTCGTGACCCGCGGCGCGTACGACGAGGTCCTCGTCAGCGACCTGGTCCGCCACATCGACGCGCACGCCGTCGCCGAGCCGGCGAAACTGCTGCACGCGGCCGCGCACCCGCCGGTCGCGGGCGGGCGGACACCGGAATCGGCCGAGCTGCACCGGCTGCAGCTCGAAACCCTGGGGTACCTCTACTACCTGGGCACGATCCTGGAGGTCTTCGGGCCCGCCTTCAGCCCGCGGTCCCTCGAACTCGGCCGCACCGAAGGCGACGCGTCCTTCGACACCCTCACCTCGGTGCGCCAGCTGTTCCCGGTGAACGCCCGGCTCGCCTGGCTCACCGTCAGCGCCTTCCGCGAGGCGTGGCACCTGGAGACCGTCCGCCCGCCGGGCGACGACGACCGTCCACAAGCGACTGGCGGCTAGCTCTCCGCGAGGTCCCGCAGCGCCGGGAGCAACGCCCGCAGCGCCCTTCCCCGGTGGGAGACGGCGTCCTTTTCGGACGGCTCCATCTCCGCCGACGTCCGGGTCCCGCCGTCCGGGCGGAAGATCGGGTCGTAGCCGAAACCGTTGGTGCCACGGCGTTCCCGGACCATGGTGCCGCGCCACTCGCCGCGGACCACCGTCTCCTCACCCGACGTCAAGACCAACGCCGCCGCGCAGACGAACTGCGCGCCGCGGCGCTCGTCCGGGACGTCGCCGAGCTGGGCCAGCACCAGGTTCAGGTTGGCGTCGTCGTCGCCGTGGCCGCCCGACCAGCGGGCCGACAGCACACCCGGCATGCCGTTCAACGCGTCCACCGCGATGCCCGAGTCGTCCGCGATCGCGGGCAGACCGCACGCCGCCACGGCGTCACGTGCCTTCGCGACGGCGTTGCCCTCGAAGTCCGGCGCGGTTTCGGGCGCCTCCGGGAACGGCTCGACGTCCGCGAGGCCGAGGACCTCGATGCCGGAGATGCCCTCGGCGAGCAGGATCCGGCGAAGCTCGCCGAGCTTCTTCGCGTTGCGAGTGGCGAGAAGCAGCTTCGTCACTTCGAGCCCTTCTTCTTGTCCGGACGCGGCTCCGGCAGCTCGCCCGGGTACGGCAGCGCCAGCGCCTCGTTCTGCAGCCGGGTCAGCTCCTCGCAGCCGGCCTGCGCCAGGTCCAGCATCTTGTCCAAAGTGGACCGCGCGAAGGTGGCGCCCTCGCCGGTGCCCTGGACCTCGACCAGCGTGCCCGCGTCCGTGGCCACCACGTTCATGTCGACCTCGGCGCGCGAGTCCTCTTCGTACGGCAGGTCGAGGCGCACCCGGCCGTCGACGACGCCGACGCTCACCGCGGCCACCGAGGACGACAGCGGCTGCGGGTCGTTGAGCCGGTTCGCCGCGGCCAGCCAGGTGATCGCGTCCGCGAGGGCCACGTAACCGCCGGTCACCGCGGCCGTGCGGGTGCCGCCGTCGGCCTGGATGACGTCGCAGTCGATGACGATCGTGTTCTCGCCCAGCGCGGCCAAGTCGATGCAGGCCCGCAGCGAACGGCCGATCAGCCGCGAGATCTCGTGCGTGCGCCCGCCGATGCGGCCCTTGACCGATTCACGGTCGCCGCGCGTGTTCGTCGCGGACGGCAGCATCGCGTACTCGGCCGTCACCCACCCGAGGCCGGAACCGGCCCGCCAGCGCGGCACCCCTTCGGTGACACTCGCGGCGCACAGCACCCGCGTGTTGCCGAATTCGATCAACACCGAACCCGCGGGCCACTGCTGGAACCCCCGGGTGATCTTGATGTCGCGGAGCTGGTCGTCGTTCCTGCCATCTTTTCGAGCCACGAAGAGCACTCTAGGACCGCGCCGCTCACACGTCGTAGACGGCACCCTGCTTGACGACCTCGGCCCCGGCGAACTCGGCCGCGGCCTCGGCCAGCACGGCACCGGGGTCCGTCCACGGCGCGATGTGCGTCAGCAGCAGCCGTCCGACACCGGCGTCGCGCGCCAGCTCGCCCGCCTGCTTGCCGGACAGGTGCACCCCGGCCGGGCGCTCCGCCGAGTCCGTCCAGGACGCCTCGGCGAGCAGCAGGTCGACGCCGTCGGCGAGCTCGTTCAGCGCCCGGCACGGCCCGGTGTCGCCGGTGAAGGCGAGGATCCGGCCGCCGTAGGAGATGCGCAGGCCGAACGCCGGGGTCGGGTGGTCGACCTCGACCGCGACCACCTCGAACGGCCCGATCCGGAACGGCTCGGAGCGCAGCGGGTGGAAGGCGTAGACGTCGGAGAGGTCCGTGCCGGCCCGCTCGGTCTCGTTGGGCGCGTACGCGTTCGCGAGCCGGACCGGCGCGTCGTCCGGCGCGTACAGCGGCAGCAGGCGCGGGCGGGCCGGGTACGGCGGCGCCGGGTGGTAGCGGCGCAGGACGGTGAGCGCGCTGACGTCGGCGCAGTGATCGGGATGCAGGTGGGTGAGCACGAGCGCGCCGAGGTCGAACGGATCGGCCACGGCCTGCAGCTGCGCCAGCGTGCCGTTGCCCAGTTCGAGGCCGAGCAGGAAGCCCTCGGCCTCGACCAGGTAACCGGACGCGGCGGCGTTCGGCCCGGGGATGCTGCCGGAGCACCCGAGGATGGTCAGTCGCACTTCGCCACCCTAAGCGCCCGAAGGGGTGATCACGCGGTGGTGGGAGCGAGGACACCCGGGGCAAAACCCATGAACCGCTGGGCGAGCCGGGTGAACGGCTCGGCCGAGCCGGTGGCCAGGAACTCGTGCCGGGGCGCGGTCTCCCTGGTCGTCAGCAGGTCCCGCTCGGTGAGCACGCGGACGAGGTCCTTCGCGGTCTCGTCGGCGCTGCTCACCAGGGTGACCTCCTGGCCCATCACGATCTGCAGCACACCCTGCAGCAGCGGGTAGTGCGTGCAGCCGAGCACGAGCGTGTCGACCTCGGCGTCCAGCAACGGCTCCAGGTAGCCCTGGGCCAGCCCGAGCACCTGCCGCCCGGAGGTGATGCCGCGCTCGACGAAGTCCACGAACCGCGGGCAGGCGACGCTGGTGAGCGTGATGCCCGGCGCCGCGGCGAAGGCGTCTTCGTAGGCCCGCGACCGCACGGTGCCCTCGGTGCCGATCACACCGACCCGCCCGGTGTGCGTCGCGATGACCGCACGGCGGGCGGCGGGCAGGACGACCTCGATGACCGGGACGTCGTAGCGCTCGCGGGCGTCGCGCAGGCAGGCCGCGGACGCCGTGTTGCAGGCGATCACCAAGGCCTTCACACCGCTCTCGACGATCTCGTCGAGCGCCGCGAGCGCGTAGCTGCGGGCGGTGGCGATCGGGAGCGGGCCGTACGGGTTGTGCGCCGTGTCACCGACGTAGCGGAGCTGCTCGGCGGGCAGCTGCTCGAGGATCGCCCGCGCGACCGTCAGCCCGCCGACGCCGGAATCGAACACACCGATCGGGGCATCAGCGAGCGGCAGGGTCACACGTCGAGGCTACCCGTGGCCGCCGGAGCGGGTTTGCGGGACTTCCCGGTGCGGCCGGTCAGCCACGCCGCCAGGACGCCGGCCAGCGCGCCGAAGACGTGCCCCTGCCAGGAGACGCCGGTGTTGCCCGGCAGCAGGCCCAGCAGCATCCCGCTCCAGATGCCCAGCAGCACGACGGCGACCAGGATCTGCCCGGCCGCGCGGTTGAAGACGCCGCGGACCAGCAGGTAGGCGAGCCAGCCGAAGGCCAGCCCGGACGCGCCGACCGTGACGGTGTTGGCCGGCCCGATCAGCCAGACGCCGAGCCCGGACACCAGCCAGATGATGCCCGTGACCAGCGCGAACCGGCCGATCCCGGCGGCCATCGCGAGGAAGGAGAACAGCAGCACCGGCACCGTGTTGGCGAACAGGTGCGACCAGCCGGCGTGCAGCACGGGCGCGAACAGCACGCCGTCCAGGCCGGACAGCTCGCGCGAGTGGATGCCGCCCTGGTCCAGGTCGCCGGGCAGGATCACGTCGGCCAGCTCGACCAGGTAGAGCAGCAGGGTGAAGGACAACGCGACGAGCGCGGCCGCCTTCGGCTTCGGCGGCAGCACGCGCTTGCGGGCGTCGGTTTCCGGGTCCGGGGTCACAGGCAAGGTGCTCACGTCCTCGACGCTACGTCAGGGCCCGGCGGGTCCGCCTCGGGTGAAATCCCTGATCCGGGGTTTGCCGGCGCCCGCCGCTGGTTGTGCCCCAACGCCCCAATGTGGCGTTGGGTGCGTCCAACGCACCCAATGTGGTGTTCGGTGCGTCCAACGCACCCAACGCCACATTGGGTGCATGCCGGCAACCACCACCGAACGCACCGAGGCCGAGTGATCGCCGGTGCGGCCGGAGATCCGGTTTTTGTCGGTGCCTGCCGCTAGCGTTCGCGCCATGGATGTCACCGGATATCTGGAGCGGCTCGGCCTCGACGCGGAGCCGCCGGGCGTGGCCGCGCTGGGGCGGCTGCACGCGGCGCACGTCGAGCGCGTGCCGTACGAGGCGCTGGAGATCACCCTCGGCCGGCCGACGCCGCTGGCGCCTTCGGCGTCGCTGGCGCGGATCCTGCGCGGCCGCGGCGGCTACTGCTACCACCTCAACGGCGCGTTTTCGGCGCTGCTGCGCGAACTCGGCTACGACGTCACGCGGCACCTGGGCGGGGTGCAGGGCAGCGTGGCGGACGCGCCGAACGTGGACCGGAACCACCTGGCGCTGACCGTCACGGGCCTGCCGGAGGACCCGTCGGCGGCGTGGCTGGTGGACGTCGGGCTGGGTGACGGCATCCACGAGCCGCTCCCCCTACGGGGAAGGCACCTACACGCAGGGTCCGCACACCTACCGGCTGCGGCCGTCGGAGGTGGCGCCGGGCGGCTGGCGGTTCGACCACGACCCGTCGGGCAGCTTCGCCGGCTTCGACTTCGCGCCGGGCGTCGCCGGGATGGCCGACTTCGCCGAGAAGCACGCGTGGCTGTCGACGGCACCGGAGTCGGGGTTCGTGCGGGTCTGCGTGATCCAGCGGCGGGACGCGGCGGGCGTCGACACCCTGCGCGCGCTGACGCTGAACCGCCACGGCGCCAAGGAACTCGTCGAGTCACCCGAAGGCTGGTGGGCCGCGGCGGGTGACGTTTTCGGGATCCCGTCGGCGGCTTTCACGGCCGGGGAGCGCGACCGGTTGTGGCGCGTCGTCGTCGCCCAGCACGAGGCGCACGTGAGCGGCGGGCCGGTGGTCGCCGTGTGACTCAAGCGGGCAGCGGGGCCTTGCCGAGGGCGTAGTCGACGGCGGCCGCGGCGTGCAGCCGGGTCGTCGGGAACGTCGGCACCGCGCTGTCCTCGGGCCCCACCAGCAGCTCGATCTCGGTGCAGCCGTAGATGACACCTTCGGCACCGGCCTCGACGAGCCGCGCGATCACGCCCCGGTAGGCCTCGCGCGACTCCGGCTTCACGACGCCGAGCACCAGTTCGTCGTAGATCACGCGGTGCACCAGGTCGCGGTCCTCGGCGCTGGGCACGAGCACGTCCAGGCCGTGCGCGGCGAGCCGGTCGCGGTAGAACGGCTGGCTCATGGTGAACCCGGTGCCGAGCAGGCCGACCCGGCGGATCCCGGCGGCCCGCACAGCGGCCGCCGTCGCGTCGGCGAGGTGCAGCAGCGGGATGCCCAGGCCGTCGGTCAGCCGCTCGGCGACCTTGTGCATGGTGTTGGTGCAGAGCACGACGAAGTCGGCACCGGCGGCCTCCAGCGCGCGAGCCGCGCGGTTCAGCTCCGCGCCCGCGTCGTCCCAGCGGCCCTCGGCCTGCATCGCCTCGATCGCGGCGAAGTCCACCGAATACAGCACGGTGTGCGCGGAGTGGAAGCCACCGAGCACGTCCTTCACCCGTTCGTTTACCAGTCGGTAGTACTCGATGGACGACTCCCAGCTCATCCCGCCCAGCAGCCCGATGACCTTCATGCTGTTCAGCATGCCCGAAACGACAGTCCGCACCACTTTCGCCGGCGTGTCCAACGTCCTGATCAGCGACGGGACGTCGGCCATCCTCGTCGACGGCTTCTTCACGCGGCCGTCGCTGCTGAAGCTGGCCACCCGGGTCTCGCCGTCACGAAGCCGGATCGACGAGTGCCTGCGCCGGCTGGACGTCACGAAGCTGGACGCGGTCCTGGTGGCGCACTCCCACGTCGACCACGTCCTGGACGCGCCGGTGGTCGCCCAGCGGACCGGCGCCACGCTGTGCGGCTCGCCGTCGACGCGCCGGGTCCAGGAGGGTTACGACCTCGCCGCCGAGCCGTTCCACGAGCTGGTGCCGGGCGAGCCGGTGAAGTTCGGCGAGTTCACGGTGACCGGCGTCGACGCCCGGCACAGCGACGGCGACCGGGTGCCGGGCGAGATCACCGAGCCGGTCCGCGTACCGGCGAAGGCGAGCGCGTTCAAGACCGGGCGCTGCTACTCGTTCCACATCGCGCACCCCGACGGGAACGTCCTGGTCCACCCGTCGGCGAACTTCGTACCGGGTGCCCTGGCCGGCTACTCCGCGGACGTCGTCTACCTGGGCGCCGGAGCGGCCGGGAAGCAGTCCGAGGCGTGGCGGGAAGAGTACTGGCGCGAGACGGTCGGCGCGCTCGGGCCGAAGGTCGTCCGCCCGGTGCACTGGGACGCCTTCTGGCGGCCGCTGTCCAAGCCGTTGAAGCTGCTCCCGAAGCTGGTCGACGACCTGGACACGACGATGGCCACGTTCAAGCGGCTCGCCGCCGAAGACGACGTCGACCTGGCCCTGCCGGAGCTCTGGCAGACCGAGTGACTCAGGCCCAGAGCTGCCCGTCGAGCCGCTCGGCGGCCTCGTCCAGCGAGCCCGCGTAAGCCCCCGTCGACAGGTACTTCCAGCCGGCGTCGGCGACGACGAACGCCACGTCGGCGGGCTTGCCGGCGGCCACGGCCTTCTCGGCGACGGCCAGCGCCGCGTGCAGCACCGCGCCCGTCGAAATGCCCGCGAAGATGCCTTCGTGCTCCAGCAGCTCCCGCGTCCGGCGCAACGCGTCGTACGCGCCGACGGAGTACCGGCCGTTGAGCACGCTGGGGTCGTACAGCTCCGGCACGAACCCCTCGTCGAGGTTGCGCAGGCCGTAGACCAGCTCGCCGTAGCGCGGTTCGGCCGCGATGATCTGGACGTCCGGCTTCGCCTCGTGCAGGTACCGCCCGCAGCCGACGAGCGTGCCGGTGGTGCCGAGGCCGCCGACGAAGTGCGTCAACGTCGGCAGGTCCTTGAGCAGCTCGGGGCCGGTGCCGCGGTAGTGCGCCTCGGCGTTGGCCGGGTTGCCGTACTGGTACAGCATCACCCACTCGGGGTTCGCCGCGGACAGCTCCTTCGCCCGCCGGACGGCCTCGTTCGAGCCGCCCGCGGCCGGGGAGAACACGATCCGCGCGCCGTAGGCCTGCAGCAGCTGCTTGCGCTCGGTCGAGGTGTTCTCCGGCATCACGCAGACCAGCCCGTAGCCCTTGAGCTTGGCGGCCATGGCCAGCGAGATGCCGGTGTTGCCCGACGTCGGCTCCAGGATCGTGGAGCCGCGCCGCAGCTTGCCTTCACGCTCGGCGGCTTCGATCATGGCCAGCGCGGGGCGGTCCTTGATCGAGCCGGTCGGGTTGCGGTCCTCCAGCTTCGCCCACAGGCGCACGTCGTGCGTCGGCGAGAGCCGGGGCAACCCGACCAGCGGGGTGCCGCCGAGCGCGTCGAGCAGGGACTCGAAGCGAGCCATCGATCAGCCACCGGCCACGGCGGGGAGGATGGTCAGGGTGTCGCCGTCCTTGACCTCGGCCTCGAGCCCGCCGGCGAAGCGCACGTCCTCGTCGTTGACGTAGACGTTGATGAAGCGGTGCAGCTTCTCCTCCTTCACCAGGCGCGCCTTGAGGCCGGCGTGCCGGGACTCGACGTCGTCGATGACCTGCAGGACGGTCGCGCCCTTCGCCTCGACGGACTTCTCGCCGCCGGTGTGGGTGCGCAGGATCGTCGGGATGGAGACGGTCACGGCCATGGGTTCTTACCTCCGGTGGGTTCCTACACGCAGACGCCTGCGGCGCGCGGTTTGTTCCGAGTGGC
This genomic window contains:
- a CDS encoding MBL fold metallo-hydrolase, whose amino-acid sequence is MPETTVRTTFAGVSNVLISDGTSAILVDGFFTRPSLLKLATRVSPSRSRIDECLRRLDVTKLDAVLVAHSHVDHVLDAPVVAQRTGATLCGSPSTRRVQEGYDLAAEPFHELVPGEPVKFGEFTVTGVDARHSDGDRVPGEITEPVRVPAKASAFKTGRCYSFHIAHPDGNVLVHPSANFVPGALAGYSADVVYLGAGAAGKQSEAWREEYWRETVGALGPKVVRPVHWDAFWRPLSKPLKLLPKLVDDLDTTMATFKRLAAEDDVDLALPELWQTE
- a CDS encoding PLP-dependent cysteine synthase family protein — protein: MARFESLLDALGGTPLVGLPRLSPTHDVRLWAKLEDRNPTGSIKDRPALAMIEAAEREGKLRRGSTILEPTSGNTGISLAMAAKLKGYGLVCVMPENTSTERKQLLQAYGARIVFSPAAGGSNEAVRRAKELSAANPEWVMLYQYGNPANAEAHYRGTGPELLKDLPTLTHFVGGLGTTGTLVGCGRYLHEAKPDVQIIAAEPRYGELVYGLRNLDEGFVPELYDPSVLNGRYSVGAYDALRRTRELLEHEGIFAGISTGAVLHAALAVAEKAVAAGKPADVAFVVADAGWKYLSTGAYAGSLDEAAERLDGQLWA
- a CDS encoding MoaD/ThiS family protein; translated protein: MAVTVSIPTILRTHTGGEKSVEAKGATVLQVIDDVESRHAGLKARLVKEEKLHRFINVYVNDEDVRFAGGLEAEVKDGDTLTILPAVAGG